Proteins encoded within one genomic window of Alteribacter populi:
- a CDS encoding NAD(P)/FAD-dependent oxidoreductase: MRNLLILGGGYGGLRVIQRLLASKDMNDTNITLIEKEAYHSLKTEFYALAAGTVADKHLRISFPNDVRLELKYEAVSEVNLEKQVVALANGEELPFDDLVIGLGCEDKYHGVPGADQYTLSIQTMRRSRKTYQVLQGIHNNGTVAIVGGGLSGVELASELRESRPDLNIKLFDRGKNILSMFPAKLYNYVTEWLVENNIEIINEANITKVEENILYNHDEPINTDAIIWTAGIQANQIVRQLDVDKDTQGRVKVTKHHHAPGYENVFVVGDCARLEQAPSAQLAEAQAEQIAMLLQQKWNGETWPDELPRIKLKGVLGSLGKKHGFGLMGEKPITGRVPRVLKSGVLWMYKHHSGS, encoded by the coding sequence GTGCGGAATTTACTTATCTTAGGCGGTGGGTATGGCGGTCTTAGGGTCATACAGCGTCTACTAGCGTCTAAAGACATGAATGATACAAACATAACATTAATTGAAAAAGAAGCATACCACAGTTTGAAAACAGAATTTTATGCATTAGCTGCTGGTACTGTAGCTGACAAACACCTCCGTATTTCTTTTCCAAATGACGTTCGCCTTGAACTGAAGTATGAAGCCGTTTCCGAAGTTAATTTGGAAAAACAAGTCGTTGCTTTAGCCAATGGAGAGGAACTCCCTTTTGATGATTTAGTCATTGGACTCGGCTGTGAGGATAAATACCACGGTGTGCCTGGAGCAGACCAGTATACGTTAAGCATTCAAACGATGAGAAGATCCCGAAAGACATATCAAGTTCTGCAAGGAATCCACAATAACGGAACCGTAGCCATCGTTGGTGGTGGGTTAAGCGGCGTTGAACTGGCTAGTGAGCTTCGGGAAAGCCGACCAGATTTAAATATAAAATTATTTGACCGTGGGAAGAACATTTTATCCATGTTCCCGGCTAAGCTTTATAATTACGTTACAGAATGGCTAGTAGAAAATAATATTGAAATTATTAACGAGGCTAATATTACAAAAGTCGAAGAAAATATTCTTTATAACCACGACGAGCCTATCAACACTGATGCCATTATTTGGACAGCTGGAATTCAAGCGAACCAAATCGTACGTCAATTGGATGTAGACAAAGATACCCAAGGCCGAGTTAAAGTCACAAAGCACCATCATGCACCTGGTTATGAAAACGTCTTTGTTGTAGGAGACTGCGCACGCCTTGAGCAAGCACCTAGTGCTCAGCTTGCTGAGGCTCAAGCAGAACAAATTGCCATGCTGCTTCAGCAAAAATGGAATGGTGAAACTTGGCCCGATGAGTTGCCGCGCATAAAGCTAAAAGGCGTTTTAGGCTCCCTCGGGAAAAAACATGGCTTCGGGCTTATGGGTGAAAAGCCAATTACAGGTCGAGTTCCTCGTGTGCTGAAATCAGGGGTTCTTTGGATGTATAAACATCACTCAGGATCATGA
- the glpX gene encoding class II fructose-bisphosphatase — MDRELALEIVRVTESAALASSQWMGRGLKNEADDAATSAMRSMFDSVNMQGTVVIGEGELDEAPMLYIGEELGSGNGPEVDIAVDPLEGTSIVAKGHPNAMAVIAIADRGALLHAPDMYMEKIVVGPEAAGLIRLDDPIEKTIDIVAKMNDKRVRDVTVIIQERERHAELVERIRAKGARVTLFGDGDVGACIATAMPRTGIDLFVGTGGAPEGVISAAAIKTLGGDMQARLVPMNADEEARCNKMGLEDTSRVLQLHDLVKSDDAIFAATGVSTGELLEGVRFLGSDLVETDSIVMRAKTGTVRYIKATHRLNQKPHLVMPE; from the coding sequence TTGGATCGAGAATTAGCATTAGAAATTGTGCGTGTTACTGAATCAGCCGCTTTAGCATCATCTCAATGGATGGGACGCGGTTTGAAAAATGAAGCAGACGATGCAGCAACAAGTGCCATGCGTTCAATGTTTGACTCTGTGAACATGCAAGGAACTGTCGTCATTGGCGAAGGGGAATTAGATGAAGCCCCTATGCTTTATATCGGTGAAGAGCTTGGGTCAGGCAATGGTCCTGAAGTCGACATCGCAGTAGACCCATTAGAAGGCACGAGTATCGTTGCAAAAGGCCATCCGAATGCCATGGCGGTAATTGCCATAGCTGATCGTGGTGCCTTACTTCATGCCCCTGATATGTATATGGAGAAAATTGTTGTAGGGCCTGAAGCAGCTGGACTCATCCGGTTAGATGATCCGATTGAAAAAACGATTGATATCGTTGCCAAAATGAACGATAAGCGAGTTCGTGATGTTACAGTGATTATTCAAGAACGTGAACGCCATGCCGAATTAGTCGAACGTATTCGTGCAAAAGGGGCGCGTGTAACCTTATTCGGCGACGGTGATGTAGGTGCTTGTATTGCTACTGCGATGCCTCGAACAGGAATCGATCTATTCGTTGGTACCGGTGGAGCTCCAGAAGGTGTCATCTCAGCTGCTGCCATCAAAACACTAGGAGGCGACATGCAAGCCCGCCTTGTTCCAATGAATGCTGACGAAGAAGCGCGCTGTAATAAAATGGGCTTAGAAGACACGTCACGTGTTCTTCAACTTCACGACTTAGTAAAAAGTGACGACGCCATTTTCGCGGCTACAGGTGTATCAACAGGAGAACTATTAGAAGGCGTACGGTTTTTAGGCAGTGACCTTGTAGAGACTGATTCAATTGTTATGCGTGCAAAAACAGGCACAGTAAGGTATATTAAAGCCACACACCGCCTGAATCAGAAGCCGCACCTCGTTATGCCGGAATAG
- the mqnE gene encoding aminofutalosine synthase MqnE, whose protein sequence is MSVLLMDQQLKDIQDKVQNGERLTIEDGLKLYETDDYLAVAQLANQVNERKNGKNVYFIENMYINPTNVCEASCAFCGFKRKPGEEGAYTMNEEDLLKYVEDRWNDNIREFHIVGGHNNEVPFDYYLDTIRTLKKHYPQCTVKAYTGAEIEFFSRISGLSMKEVLQELIDAGLDTLPGGGAEILTERYRAKMSPEKASTDEWLEAHELAHELGLKTHATMLYGSIETKEERLIHMDRLRKLQDKTNGFMVFIPLAMQPKSVNASLTRRTSAYDDLRTIAISRLMLDNFDHIKAYWINIGPQLTQLALSFGSSDIHGTLIEERISHSAGALTSQGLTRKELVHLIKGANKNPVERDTFYNVIKEY, encoded by the coding sequence ATGTCAGTCTTGTTGATGGATCAGCAGTTAAAAGACATTCAAGACAAAGTTCAAAATGGAGAAAGGCTCACAATTGAAGACGGTTTGAAATTATATGAAACCGATGATTACCTTGCCGTTGCTCAGCTTGCAAACCAAGTAAATGAGCGTAAAAACGGTAAGAATGTTTACTTTATCGAAAATATGTATATCAACCCTACCAATGTATGTGAAGCGAGTTGTGCCTTTTGCGGGTTTAAGCGTAAACCCGGCGAAGAGGGTGCCTATACAATGAACGAGGAAGACCTTCTTAAATACGTGGAGGACCGTTGGAACGATAATATCCGCGAATTCCACATTGTTGGGGGACATAACAACGAAGTTCCATTTGACTATTACTTAGACACGATCCGTACATTGAAAAAGCATTATCCACAATGTACCGTAAAAGCTTACACTGGTGCAGAGATTGAATTTTTCTCTCGTATTTCCGGCCTTTCTATGAAAGAAGTTCTCCAAGAGCTTATCGATGCAGGTCTCGACACTCTCCCAGGGGGCGGTGCAGAAATTCTAACTGAACGTTATCGTGCAAAGATGAGTCCTGAAAAAGCGTCTACTGATGAATGGCTTGAAGCTCATGAACTCGCACACGAACTAGGTTTAAAAACACACGCGACAATGCTTTACGGCTCCATTGAAACAAAGGAAGAACGCTTGATTCATATGGACCGCCTACGTAAGCTTCAAGATAAAACAAATGGATTTATGGTTTTCATTCCACTAGCGATGCAACCGAAAAGTGTAAATGCGAGCTTAACAAGAAGAACTTCAGCTTATGATGATTTAAGAACAATCGCCATTAGCCGTTTAATGCTCGATAATTTTGATCATATTAAGGCTTATTGGATTAACATTGGACCTCAGCTTACGCAATTGGCCTTGTCCTTTGGTTCTTCTGATATTCACGGCACACTGATTGAAGAAAGAATTTCTCATTCTGCCGGCGCCCTCACGTCTCAAGGGCTTACTCGTAAAGAGTTGGTTCACTTAATCAAAGGTGCTAACAAAAACCCAGTTGAACGAGACACGTTCTACAATGTGATTAAAGAATATTAA
- a CDS encoding 2-hydroxyacid dehydrogenase has translation MDKNRPYIFITRKLPENTIAPLKEFAKVVVWEKEDEPVPSDHLIAEAKKADALLTMVSDRIDKEVLKSAKNLKVISNMAVGYDNIDVSEATNRGILICNTPDVLTETTADLTFALLMATARRLPEAVDYVKEGHWDQWGPMLLAGADVHHKTIGIVGMGRIGTAVAKRATGFDMNILYFNRSRNREAETKVGAKYASFDNLLQQADFIVCLAPLTSDTKHLFTYDSFKKMMPTARFINASRGGLVDEQALISALEEGQIAGAGLDVFESEPIDNNHPLLSFPNVVALPHIGSASVETREAMAKLASQNIAEALKGKRPKALVNHEVYEEE, from the coding sequence ATGGACAAGAATAGACCTTATATATTTATCACAAGGAAGCTGCCGGAGAATACAATTGCTCCTTTAAAAGAGTTTGCAAAGGTCGTGGTATGGGAAAAAGAAGATGAACCTGTTCCGAGCGACCACCTCATTGCAGAAGCAAAAAAAGCAGATGCGCTACTTACAATGGTAAGTGACCGCATTGACAAAGAAGTTTTAAAAAGCGCTAAAAATTTAAAAGTAATTTCAAATATGGCTGTAGGCTATGACAACATTGACGTGAGCGAAGCGACTAACAGAGGTATTCTTATTTGCAATACGCCTGACGTGTTGACAGAAACAACAGCAGATCTAACATTTGCGTTATTAATGGCCACTGCTCGTCGTTTACCTGAAGCGGTGGATTACGTGAAAGAAGGACATTGGGATCAATGGGGACCGATGCTGTTAGCCGGAGCAGATGTTCATCATAAAACGATCGGCATCGTAGGAATGGGGAGAATTGGAACAGCAGTGGCTAAACGAGCAACCGGATTTGATATGAACATTCTTTATTTTAACCGCTCTCGTAATCGTGAAGCCGAGACAAAAGTAGGAGCGAAGTATGCTTCCTTTGATAACCTACTACAACAAGCGGATTTCATCGTCTGTTTAGCTCCCTTAACATCTGATACGAAACATCTTTTTACATACGATTCGTTCAAAAAAATGATGCCCACAGCTCGGTTCATTAACGCTTCTCGAGGTGGATTGGTGGACGAACAAGCACTCATCTCTGCGCTTGAAGAAGGACAGATTGCCGGAGCTGGTCTTGATGTATTTGAAAGTGAACCGATTGACAACAATCATCCGCTGCTATCATTTCCTAACGTCGTAGCACTTCCTCACATTGGTAGTGCCAGTGTTGAAACGAGAGAAGCGATGGCTAAGTTAGCGAGTCAAAACATTGCAGAAGCCTTAAAGGGAAAACGGCCTAAAGCACTAGTCAATCACGAAGTGTATGAAGAAGAATAA
- a CDS encoding phosphatidylglycerophosphatase A family protein, which yields MVEKREMDVVEKVARKWLHERGVKIEDVAELVYFLQVKYYPELTMDLCRSNVDRVLAKREVQNAILTGIQLDKLAEEGKLEAPLQGIIERDEGLYGVDEIVALSIVNVYGSIGFTNYGYIDKEKPGILKYLNDKKNGCHTFLDDIVGAIAAAASSRLAHSQESTE from the coding sequence ATGGTTGAAAAGAGAGAAATGGATGTAGTAGAAAAAGTAGCTAGAAAATGGCTTCATGAACGTGGAGTGAAAATTGAAGATGTAGCAGAGCTTGTATATTTTTTGCAAGTTAAATATTACCCAGAATTAACCATGGATTTATGCCGAAGTAATGTGGACCGGGTCCTTGCAAAAAGAGAAGTACAAAATGCAATTTTAACCGGGATCCAGTTAGATAAATTGGCCGAAGAAGGAAAATTAGAAGCTCCTTTACAAGGCATTATTGAGCGTGATGAAGGACTATATGGTGTCGATGAAATCGTAGCCCTTTCTATTGTAAATGTGTATGGCTCCATCGGGTTTACGAACTATGGGTATATTGATAAAGAAAAGCCAGGAATATTAAAATATTTAAATGATAAGAAAAATGGCTGTCATACGTTTTTAGATGACATTGTCGGGGCAATTGCCGCAGCTGCTTCGAGCCGGCTTGCTCACAGTCAAGAGTCAACAGAATAA
- a CDS encoding YuzB family protein, with amino-acid sequence MKPIIEFCVSNLASGTQEVRERLERDPNLDVIEYGCLSFCGQCARSRFALVNGDIVTGDTNDELYDNIYKYLEENPMF; translated from the coding sequence TTGAAACCCATTATCGAATTTTGCGTGAGTAACTTGGCAAGCGGAACGCAAGAGGTGAGAGAACGACTTGAACGCGATCCGAACCTCGATGTTATCGAATATGGTTGCTTAAGTTTTTGTGGGCAATGTGCAAGATCACGATTTGCTCTTGTGAACGGAGACATCGTAACTGGAGATACAAATGACGAGCTTTATGATAACATTTATAAATATCTTGAAGAAAACCCGATGTTTTAG
- the yutH gene encoding spore coat putative kinase YutH: protein MLERSLFDHYRLYAEGVMHTFSETIIEANGEQYILTPVQYDQDQLQQQSEMGQWLQSQGEEGIPELVNTEYGKPTVDLDGTVMGLYRLPSSKKVIRASAPLGRKLAAFHQRGQYYSMQSRKKGVLGAQSWKGRWERRLDQMESWYSQLLRERVKTPFDQTFLLTYPYYMALSENAIQLMNDIAIDDGIGSMGQGNTICHRRFNETTWLTVDERHPSSIKVPGQFIIDHFTRDLAEWLREDFRNNFSDYRNMATQFPEIISAYEEERPLTTVDRKLMIARLLFPLHYFEIIETYYQTVDEEKKVSLEKEFLKAIEHSGNYERKVSEVIRYLMDDRSRMRLPVWLE from the coding sequence ATGCTTGAACGATCGTTGTTTGACCATTACAGATTATATGCAGAAGGGGTTATGCATACATTTAGCGAGACGATTATTGAAGCAAATGGAGAACAGTATATATTAACTCCAGTTCAATATGATCAGGATCAACTGCAGCAGCAATCAGAGATGGGGCAATGGTTACAATCGCAAGGGGAAGAGGGTATTCCTGAACTTGTCAATACGGAGTACGGCAAACCCACTGTTGACCTTGATGGTACTGTAATGGGCTTGTATCGACTGCCCTCTAGTAAAAAAGTGATCAGAGCCAGTGCACCGCTCGGAAGAAAACTGGCAGCTTTTCATCAGAGAGGCCAGTATTATAGCATGCAATCAAGAAAGAAAGGGGTACTAGGAGCTCAATCATGGAAAGGACGTTGGGAAAGGCGCCTTGACCAAATGGAGTCCTGGTATTCACAATTATTACGTGAGAGGGTCAAAACACCATTTGATCAAACATTTTTGCTTACTTACCCGTACTATATGGCTTTAAGCGAAAATGCCATTCAATTAATGAATGATATTGCGATTGATGACGGTATCGGTTCTATGGGGCAAGGAAATACGATTTGCCACCGGCGGTTTAACGAAACGACCTGGTTAACTGTGGATGAACGCCACCCATCTTCCATTAAAGTCCCCGGCCAATTCATTATTGACCACTTTACCCGAGACTTAGCAGAATGGCTTAGGGAAGATTTTCGAAATAACTTTAGTGATTACCGGAACATGGCTACTCAGTTTCCAGAGATTATATCTGCCTATGAAGAAGAGCGACCGCTAACGACTGTAGATCGAAAACTCATGATCGCCCGGTTGTTGTTCCCTTTACATTACTTTGAAATTATTGAAACCTATTATCAGACCGTTGATGAAGAAAAGAAAGTGTCACTTGAAAAGGAATTTTTAAAAGCTATTGAACATTCCGGGAATTATGAACGAAAAGTATCCGAGGTCATCCGCTACTTGATGGATGATCGCTCTCGCATGAGGCTTCCGGTCTGGTTGGAATAA
- a CDS encoding NifU family protein has product MATEISMEEQVQEVLDKLRPFLLRDGGDVELVGIDEGVVKVRLMGACGSCPSSTITLKAGIERALLEEVPGVKELEQVF; this is encoded by the coding sequence ATGGCAACAGAAATTAGCATGGAAGAACAAGTACAAGAAGTGTTAGATAAACTTCGTCCGTTCTTACTCCGTGATGGAGGAGACGTTGAACTCGTCGGTATCGATGAAGGTGTAGTAAAAGTACGGTTAATGGGTGCTTGTGGTTCTTGCCCAAGTTCAACAATCACTCTTAAAGCAGGTATTGAACGTGCTCTACTTGAAGAAGTACCTGGTGTAAAAGAACTAGAACAAGTATTCTAA
- a CDS encoding NAD(P)/FAD-dependent oxidoreductase produces the protein MSKERDIYDITIIGGGPVGIFTAFYGGMRQAKVKIIEAMPQLGGQLSALYPEKFIYDIAGFPKVRAQELVDSLVEQANQFEQTVVLEQAVENVEKGEDEIFTLTTDKEVHYSKTVVITAGVGAFKPRKLQIEGAEQYEGKNLHYFVNDLNKFAGDRVLLAGGGDSAVDWTLMLEDIAEDITIVHRRNKFRAHEHSVNQLMDSDKINVRTPYTVEKLHGDGEKITAVDIKEKDSDDVETIEVDAVIVNYGFISALGPIKEWGLEIEKNSIVVNSKMETNIKGIYASGDVATYDGKVKLIACGFGEAPIAVNNAKAAIDPKAKVFPGHSSSMFPQ, from the coding sequence TTGTCAAAAGAAAGAGATATTTATGACATTACAATCATAGGGGGAGGACCTGTTGGTATTTTCACAGCTTTCTACGGTGGAATGAGACAGGCAAAGGTTAAAATAATCGAAGCTATGCCGCAATTAGGCGGACAGCTTTCGGCTTTGTATCCAGAAAAATTCATTTACGATATCGCAGGATTCCCGAAAGTACGGGCACAAGAGCTAGTAGACAGCCTTGTTGAACAGGCAAATCAATTTGAACAGACAGTCGTTCTCGAACAAGCAGTAGAGAACGTAGAAAAAGGCGAAGATGAAATTTTTACACTTACAACAGATAAAGAGGTACATTACTCTAAAACAGTTGTCATCACAGCCGGTGTAGGTGCTTTTAAGCCCCGCAAATTACAAATTGAAGGTGCAGAGCAATACGAAGGAAAAAACTTGCATTACTTCGTAAATGATTTGAATAAATTCGCAGGAGACCGCGTCCTCTTAGCAGGCGGAGGAGATTCTGCTGTTGACTGGACACTCATGCTTGAAGATATCGCTGAAGATATTACGATTGTTCACCGCCGTAATAAGTTCCGAGCACATGAACATAGTGTTAATCAATTAATGGATTCGGACAAAATTAACGTTCGCACACCATACACGGTTGAAAAGTTACACGGAGACGGTGAAAAAATTACCGCTGTTGATATTAAAGAGAAAGATAGTGATGATGTCGAAACGATTGAGGTTGATGCTGTGATCGTTAACTACGGATTCATTTCAGCTCTAGGACCTATTAAGGAATGGGGTCTCGAAATCGAAAAGAACTCCATCGTTGTTAATTCGAAGATGGAAACGAATATAAAAGGGATTTATGCTTCCGGAGATGTGGCCACCTATGATGGAAAAGTAAAATTAATTGCCTGTGGCTTTGGTGAGGCACCGATTGCAGTTAACAATGCGAAAGCTGCGATCGATCCGAAAGCAAAAGTATTTCCTGGGCATAGCTCAAGTATGTTCCCACAATAA
- a CDS encoding HesB/IscA family protein — MLNITEAAATRIKEMMKEEDDENVLLRVGVKGGGCSGLSYGMGFESEVNDDDQTFELHGIEIVMDKESRPVMDGVKIDYKENMMGGGFTLDNPNAIASCGCGASFRTATNAGKPEDC; from the coding sequence ATGCTGAATATTACTGAAGCAGCAGCAACCCGAATAAAAGAGATGATGAAAGAAGAGGACGATGAAAATGTCTTACTTCGAGTCGGTGTAAAAGGCGGCGGATGCAGCGGATTGTCCTATGGAATGGGCTTTGAATCTGAAGTTAATGATGACGACCAGACATTTGAATTGCATGGAATTGAAATTGTTATGGATAAAGAAAGCAGACCAGTTATGGATGGTGTAAAAATTGATTATAAAGAAAACATGATGGGCGGAGGGTTCACCCTCGATAATCCGAATGCGATCGCATCGTGTGGGTGTGGAGCATCATTTCGAACGGCAACCAATGCAGGAAAGCCAGAAGATTGTTAA
- a CDS encoding TIGR01457 family HAD-type hydrolase produces the protein MKKYRGYLIDLDGTMYRGSEKIEEAALFVNELAKRNIPYLFVTNNSSTTREKVADKLVQMGIPATADHVFTTSMATANYLVEKKPNASVYTIGEEGLKTALEEKGFRFAEENVDFVVVGIDRNITYEKLSVACLAVRNGAAFISTNGDVAIPTERGLLPGNGALTSVITVSTGAEPIFIGKPEPIIMNQALEALGTLKNETVMVGDNYDTDILAGINAEMDTIIVHTGVTSKEQLPNYKKQPTYSINGLDEWKFFD, from the coding sequence ATGAAAAAATATCGAGGGTACTTAATAGATTTAGATGGAACGATGTATAGAGGTTCAGAAAAAATTGAAGAAGCTGCGTTGTTTGTAAATGAGTTAGCTAAAAGGAACATTCCTTATTTGTTTGTCACGAATAATTCTTCAACAACAAGGGAGAAAGTAGCGGATAAGCTTGTCCAAATGGGGATCCCGGCTACAGCGGATCATGTTTTTACAACAAGCATGGCTACAGCGAATTATTTAGTGGAAAAAAAACCGAATGCTTCCGTCTATACGATTGGAGAAGAAGGGTTAAAGACAGCCCTTGAGGAGAAAGGGTTTCGTTTCGCGGAAGAAAACGTTGATTTTGTCGTCGTTGGGATCGATCGTAACATTACATATGAAAAACTCTCAGTTGCTTGTCTAGCCGTTCGAAATGGTGCTGCTTTTATTTCTACAAATGGTGACGTGGCTATTCCGACGGAGCGAGGGTTATTACCAGGGAACGGAGCGTTGACTTCGGTCATCACTGTTTCAACTGGTGCAGAACCTATTTTTATTGGCAAACCAGAACCGATTATCATGAACCAAGCCCTTGAAGCACTCGGGACACTTAAAAATGAAACCGTTATGGTAGGAGATAATTATGATACTGATATTCTAGCTGGTATTAACGCAGAGATGGATACGATTATTGTTCATACAGGAGTTACCTCAAAAGAGCAGCTTCCAAATTATAAAAAACAACCAACTTATTCGATCAATGGATTAGATGAGTGGAAATTTTTTGATTAA
- the dapF gene encoding diaminopimelate epimerase, giving the protein MTIKFTKIHGLGNNYIYVNEFDVPLVEEELSSLAIEVADQYEGIGSDGLILIGPSMKADVRMRIFNNDGSEAKNCGNGLRCVARYAYERGLVNEKKNMTIETKSGVVTAEVHVQEESAPEVTVNMGRPVLNRECIPMKGNPSSQVVAEPFHVEGEELSLTAVSMGNPHAVFFLPNIDEAPLITLGPRIEKDARFPDWVNVEFVEVVSPGEIHFRVWERGSGVTQACGTGACAAAVASILNGHSKKNENIVVHLAGGDLTIRWDENDEVWMRGPAEVICDGVYYPKKKRV; this is encoded by the coding sequence ATGACAATAAAATTTACGAAAATACATGGGCTTGGAAATAATTACATTTATGTAAACGAATTTGACGTTCCCTTAGTAGAAGAAGAGCTTTCTTCGCTTGCAATCGAAGTAGCGGATCAGTATGAGGGTATCGGATCCGATGGTTTAATTTTAATTGGCCCTTCAATGAAAGCTGATGTACGGATGAGAATCTTCAATAACGATGGATCAGAAGCAAAAAATTGTGGGAACGGTCTACGTTGTGTAGCGAGATATGCTTATGAAAGAGGTCTTGTTAATGAAAAAAAGAACATGACGATTGAAACAAAAAGCGGAGTTGTGACAGCAGAAGTGCATGTACAAGAAGAAAGTGCACCAGAGGTTACGGTAAACATGGGGAGACCTGTATTAAACCGGGAATGTATCCCAATGAAAGGGAATCCTTCATCACAAGTGGTGGCAGAGCCTTTTCATGTTGAAGGAGAAGAGCTATCTCTTACAGCGGTATCGATGGGAAATCCTCACGCGGTGTTTTTTCTTCCTAACATTGACGAAGCACCTCTAATCACGCTCGGGCCGCGTATTGAAAAAGATGCCCGCTTTCCTGACTGGGTTAACGTAGAGTTTGTAGAAGTCGTTTCCCCTGGGGAAATCCATTTTCGCGTATGGGAGCGAGGTTCAGGAGTAACTCAAGCGTGTGGAACAGGAGCCTGTGCAGCCGCAGTCGCTTCGATTTTAAATGGACATAGTAAAAAAAATGAAAACATTGTCGTTCATTTAGCAGGTGGAGACTTAACAATTCGTTGGGATGAAAACGACGAAGTCTGGATGCGGGGCCCTGCGGAAGTGATCTGCGATGGCGTTTATTATCCGAAAAAGAAGCGAGTATAA
- a CDS encoding aspartyl-phosphate phosphatase Spo0E family protein has protein sequence MIKKTRKDRTTEETLPDLDVLLKEIEILREGMLKAAEDYGRDHPSVLEYSKEIDRCHNLLMQYKEKKDSL, from the coding sequence ATGATAAAAAAGACACGCAAGGATCGAACAACTGAAGAAACTTTACCTGACCTTGACGTATTACTAAAAGAAATTGAAATACTAAGAGAAGGTATGCTTAAAGCAGCGGAAGACTATGGCCGTGACCATCCCTCGGTTTTGGAATACAGTAAAGAAATTGATCGGTGTCACAACCTGTTAATGCAATATAAAGAGAAAAAAGACTCCCTTTAA
- a CDS encoding YuzD family protein, which translates to MLSSITITIYGAEIKCASCIHLPSAFETKEWLEAAIMRKFPDQAFNFIYCDIDAPQGEEQSNYAERILDDEFFYPLVVLNGEVVAEGNPKLSVIYKKIEDIQSEDNFSQASS; encoded by the coding sequence ATTTTGTCATCTATTACTATTACTATATATGGAGCTGAGATAAAATGTGCCAGCTGCATTCATTTGCCATCAGCTTTTGAGACGAAAGAGTGGCTAGAAGCGGCGATTATGAGGAAATTTCCAGACCAAGCCTTCAATTTTATCTATTGTGACATTGATGCACCACAAGGAGAAGAACAGTCGAATTATGCCGAACGGATATTAGACGATGAATTTTTCTATCCTCTCGTTGTTCTCAACGGTGAAGTCGTTGCTGAAGGTAATCCAAAACTTTCCGTTATTTATAAAAAAATTGAGGATATTCAATCTGAAGATAATTTCTCACAAGCTTCCAGCTAA
- a CDS encoding DUF86 domain-containing protein, with product MYFVDRELIEKRLIYLEKLLSHMADQHHQDLNSSALILERAGHMIIETMMDVGNQMIDGFIMRDPGSFEDIVEILLDERVIQEEEGKEIKRLLPWRKTLLQDYTDIDHQKLQSDFEKGMPVLLRFPGKVRMYLENELGPVSAFLPHKTD from the coding sequence ATGTATTTTGTTGATAGAGAGTTAATTGAAAAGCGATTAATTTATTTAGAAAAGCTGCTAAGTCATATGGCAGATCAGCATCATCAAGATCTTAACAGTTCTGCCCTTATTTTAGAGAGAGCCGGTCACATGATTATTGAGACGATGATGGACGTTGGAAACCAAATGATTGATGGGTTTATTATGAGAGATCCGGGTAGTTTTGAGGATATTGTGGAAATACTCCTCGACGAACGCGTCATTCAAGAGGAAGAAGGAAAAGAAATAAAACGCCTGTTGCCTTGGAGAAAAACATTGCTCCAGGATTATACAGATATTGACCATCAGAAGCTACAGTCTGATTTTGAAAAGGGGATGCCAGTTCTCCTTCGTTTCCCCGGAAAAGTGAGGATGTATTTGGAAAATGAGCTTGGCCCAGTTTCTGCATTTTTACCTCATAAAACCGATTAA